The following coding sequences are from one Prochlorococcus marinus CUG1438 window:
- a CDS encoding dephospho-CoA kinase — translation MDILQKLKNNQRRIGLTGGIASGKTTITNYIRKHKHIPILDADNLSRELIKPNTYGYKKILNYFGNKIIDSKNNSERAINRKLLRNIIFKHSESKEWIEKLLHPLIKEKMIEECSKYQNNQTIVLVIPLLFEAKFEDICTEIWLVKCSKELQKKRLIARDKISEKEASESINLQLSFEEKRKSSDIILDNSDNQNKWIKTIRELL, via the coding sequence ATGGATATTCTTCAAAAATTGAAAAACAACCAAAGAAGAATTGGTTTAACAGGAGGTATTGCCAGTGGGAAGACAACCATAACTAATTACATTAGAAAACATAAACACATTCCAATATTAGATGCAGATAATTTATCAAGAGAATTAATCAAACCAAACACATATGGATATAAGAAAATTTTAAATTATTTTGGAAATAAAATTATTGATAGTAAGAACAATTCAGAAAGGGCAATAAACAGAAAACTTTTAAGGAACATTATTTTTAAACATTCAGAAAGTAAAGAATGGATTGAAAAACTACTTCATCCATTAATTAAAGAAAAAATGATAGAAGAATGCAGTAAATACCAAAATAATCAAACTATAGTATTGGTTATTCCATTATTATTTGAAGCAAAATTTGAAGATATTTGCACCGAAATATGGTTAGTCAAATGTTCTAAAGAACTACAAAAAAAAAGACTTATCGCAAGAGATAAAATTAGCGAAAAAGAAGCATCTGAATCCATAAACCTTCAATTAAGTTTTGAAGAAAAAAGAAAATCTTCAGACATTATTTTAGATAACTCAGATAATCAAAATAAATGGATCAAGACCATAAGAGAGCTTCTTTGA
- the gatB gene encoding Asp-tRNA(Asn)/Glu-tRNA(Gln) amidotransferase subunit GatB has translation MNNLESWEAVIGLETHVQLNTKSKIFTSASTAFGDAPNTHIDPVVCGLPGTLPVLNETVLEYAVKTSLALNLNVAEHCKFDRKQYFYPDLPKNYQISQFDEPLAENGWLEVEIIEKGKEPYIKKIGIERLHMEEDAGKLVHSGSDRLAGSKYSLVDYNRAGIALCEIVSKPDIRSGKEASEYASEIRRTVRYLGVSDGNMQEGSLRCDVNISVRKGSNAPFGTKVEIKNMNSFSAIQKACDYEIARQIEVYENGGKIFQETRLWDEAKQLTKSMRMKEGSSDYRYFPDPDLGPIEITKAQKEIWLKELPELPSKKRNKYVIEFGLSAYDARVISDEINMAKFFEDTVANGADAKLASNWVTSDIVGYLKANKLSFSDLKLSPANLAEMISMISNNTISGKIAKDILPELIQKNISPEKLVKEKGLSMISDSSSILPIIDELITEHPKEVQAFRNGKTKLLGFFVGQLMKRTKGKADPKLANKLLAEKLNS, from the coding sequence ATGAACAATTTGGAATCTTGGGAAGCTGTGATTGGTTTGGAAACTCATGTACAGCTTAATACGAAAAGTAAAATATTCACATCTGCGTCAACAGCTTTTGGTGATGCACCTAATACACATATAGATCCTGTAGTTTGTGGGTTACCAGGAACTCTTCCAGTTTTGAATGAGACTGTTCTGGAGTATGCTGTAAAAACTTCTTTAGCATTAAACTTAAATGTTGCAGAACATTGTAAATTCGATAGAAAGCAATATTTTTATCCTGATCTACCTAAAAATTATCAAATTTCTCAATTTGATGAGCCACTAGCTGAAAATGGCTGGTTAGAGGTTGAAATAATTGAAAAGGGCAAAGAACCTTATATCAAAAAAATTGGCATAGAAAGGCTACATATGGAAGAAGACGCCGGAAAATTAGTCCATTCAGGTAGTGATAGATTAGCTGGTTCTAAGTATTCTTTAGTTGATTACAATCGTGCAGGAATAGCACTTTGTGAGATTGTAAGTAAACCAGATATTAGATCAGGTAAAGAGGCATCTGAATATGCTTCAGAGATTAGAAGAACAGTGAGATATCTAGGAGTATCAGACGGAAATATGCAAGAAGGTTCTTTGCGCTGTGATGTCAATATTTCAGTCAGAAAAGGATCTAACGCTCCTTTTGGCACCAAAGTGGAAATAAAGAATATGAATTCATTTTCTGCAATTCAAAAGGCTTGTGATTATGAAATAGCAAGACAAATAGAAGTTTATGAAAATGGAGGAAAAATATTCCAAGAAACAAGGTTATGGGATGAAGCTAAGCAATTAACAAAAAGTATGAGGATGAAAGAAGGTAGTAGTGACTATAGATATTTTCCTGATCCTGACTTAGGACCAATTGAAATAACAAAAGCCCAAAAAGAAATATGGTTAAAAGAACTTCCAGAATTACCTTCAAAGAAAAGAAATAAATACGTTATTGAGTTTGGGTTATCTGCATATGATGCAAGGGTAATTTCTGATGAAATTAATATGGCAAAATTTTTTGAAGATACAGTAGCTAATGGTGCTGACGCCAAACTAGCTTCAAATTGGGTAACAAGTGATATTGTGGGTTATTTAAAAGCAAATAAACTTAGTTTTAGTGACTTAAAACTTAGTCCTGCAAATCTCGCTGAAATGATTAGTATGATTTCAAATAATACTATCAGTGGAAAAATTGCAAAGGATATTTTACCTGAATTAATTCAAAAAAATATTTCTCCTGAAAAATTAGTTAAAGAAAAAGGGTTATCGATGATATCAGATTCTTCAAGTATTTTACCAATAATTGATGAACTCATAACTGAACATCCGAAAGAGGTTCAAGCATTTAGAAATGGTAAAACTAAATTGCTTGGTTTTTTTGTTGGTCAACTAATGAAAAGAACAAAAGGTAAAGCTGATCCTAAACTTGCAAATAAACTGCTTGCAGAAAAATTGAATAGTTAA
- a CDS encoding FAD-dependent oxidoreductase, producing the protein MTKETKNSILIIGGGLVGLSIAYEFSRNNFKVLVLSKNRNESAGFVAAGMLATHAEGLEDELLKFGQESQLLIPKWIKSIEQDSNVKCGLKKCGIVVPFKNKKDLEDFPTFEYGKYLNQKDLQNEINGINSIWKHGLLFEQDGQIDNRRRLMRALERACSLHGVEFQEGSEVKDLILEKNKITGATVLCATGELTKINCEKAIICSGAWSKNIFNKIPVFPVKGQMLSIQGPTNFLKRVIFGPKTYLVPRDDGLIIVGATVEKNSKFNQGNTPYGIKQLQEGICSLLPEAINWPQMEHWWGFRPCTPDLKPIIGKSKIKNLFIATGHFRNGVLFSAITSHLLLKIVQNRGLKEIEKNFLEKFSLNRFES; encoded by the coding sequence ATGACAAAAGAAACAAAAAATTCAATATTAATCATTGGCGGCGGACTTGTAGGTTTATCTATAGCTTATGAATTTTCTAGAAATAACTTCAAAGTTTTAGTTTTAAGCAAAAACAGAAATGAATCAGCTGGATTTGTTGCTGCAGGAATGTTAGCTACTCATGCCGAAGGGCTCGAAGATGAATTACTAAAATTTGGCCAAGAAAGTCAACTTCTAATTCCAAAGTGGATAAAAAGTATTGAACAAGATAGTAATGTTAAATGCGGTTTAAAAAAATGTGGCATAGTAGTTCCTTTTAAAAATAAAAAAGATCTTGAAGATTTTCCCACTTTTGAATATGGAAAATATTTAAATCAAAAAGATCTTCAAAATGAAATTAATGGAATAAATTCTATTTGGAAACATGGTTTACTCTTTGAACAAGATGGTCAAATAGATAACCGAAGAAGACTGATGCGTGCTCTTGAACGAGCATGCTCCTTGCATGGAGTCGAATTTCAAGAAGGATCAGAAGTAAAGGATTTGATATTGGAAAAAAACAAAATTACTGGTGCAACAGTTTTATGTGCCACTGGGGAACTAACAAAAATTAACTGCGAAAAAGCAATTATATGTAGTGGTGCTTGGAGTAAAAATATTTTTAATAAGATTCCAGTCTTTCCTGTAAAGGGACAAATGTTATCAATACAAGGTCCAACAAATTTTCTAAAAAGAGTTATTTTTGGTCCAAAAACTTATCTAGTTCCACGTGATGATGGACTTATTATCGTTGGAGCGACTGTTGAAAAAAATTCAAAATTTAATCAAGGTAATACTCCTTATGGAATAAAACAACTACAAGAAGGGATCTGTTCTTTATTACCAGAGGCCATCAATTGGCCACAAATGGAACATTGGTGGGGATTTAGGCCCTGCACTCCAGATCTTAAACCAATAATTGGAAAATCAAAAATTAAAAACCTCTTTATAGCGACGGGACATTTCAGAAATGGAGTTTTATTTTCTGCAATTACAAGTCATCTTCTTTTGAAAATAGTTCAAAATAGAGGTCTCAAAGAAATAGAAAAAAACTTTTTAGAAAAATTTAGTTTAAATAGATTTGAGAGTTAA
- the ndk gene encoding nucleoside-diphosphate kinase — protein MTKERTFIAIKPDGVQRGYVAEIIGRFEKKGFKLVGLKQLIPSKDLAQNHYGVHRERPFFGDLVDFISSGPVVAMVWEGAGVILSARKLIGATKPLEAEPGTIRGDLAIDIGRNIIHGSDGEDTAKFEIDLWFDEEELCEWETSDSKWRSEN, from the coding sequence ATGACCAAAGAGAGAACCTTTATTGCAATTAAACCAGATGGAGTTCAAAGAGGATATGTTGCTGAGATTATTGGCAGATTTGAAAAAAAAGGATTTAAATTGGTAGGATTAAAGCAATTAATCCCCTCAAAAGATCTTGCTCAAAATCACTATGGAGTACATAGAGAAAGACCCTTTTTTGGTGATTTAGTAGACTTTATTTCAAGTGGTCCTGTTGTAGCAATGGTGTGGGAAGGCGCAGGAGTTATTTTAAGTGCTAGAAAACTAATAGGTGCAACAAAACCTCTTGAAGCAGAGCCGGGAACAATTAGAGGTGATTTAGCTATTGATATTGGTAGAAATATTATTCATGGTTCTGATGGAGAAGATACAGCAAAATTTGAAATTGATCTATGGTTTGACGAAGAGGAATTATGTGAGTGGGAAACTTCTGATTCCAAATGGCGATCTGAAAATTAA